One segment of Methylocella silvestris BL2 DNA contains the following:
- a CDS encoding TonB family protein → MSSALATAPLGFDAFEPSPQDNAKGAQSILTLRPARPSYPAQAAAIALYALALGSVALYTARPAPPVQEDAVELVMLPPEVPPAPVEEPPPVEEPPVAAETPPEPPPPDEPPPPVAEEPAVAPVAPKPPPPKPKPKTVERKPVERPTHVAQPPAPARAGPAIVPPNAIASGYANQVHARISRAAAGVVPRAALARHESARVAYHIVISPSGAVMSQSLSRSGNAAFDTAAAQALSRAAPFPATGLARPASLSGAIVFR, encoded by the coding sequence ATGAGCTCAGCTCTCGCAACAGCCCCTCTAGGTTTTGACGCATTCGAACCATCGCCGCAGGACAACGCCAAAGGCGCCCAGTCCATTCTGACCCTGCGCCCCGCCAGGCCGTCATATCCTGCGCAGGCGGCGGCGATCGCGCTCTACGCGTTGGCTCTTGGCTCCGTCGCTCTCTACACCGCGCGTCCGGCGCCGCCCGTGCAGGAGGACGCCGTCGAACTGGTCATGCTGCCGCCGGAAGTTCCGCCTGCGCCGGTTGAGGAGCCGCCGCCTGTGGAAGAGCCGCCGGTCGCGGCTGAAACGCCGCCCGAGCCGCCCCCGCCCGACGAACCGCCCCCGCCCGTCGCCGAGGAGCCCGCGGTCGCGCCTGTGGCGCCAAAGCCTCCGCCGCCGAAGCCAAAGCCAAAAACGGTCGAACGCAAGCCAGTCGAGCGGCCGACCCATGTCGCTCAACCGCCGGCGCCGGCCCGCGCGGGGCCGGCGATCGTCCCGCCCAACGCGATCGCGTCGGGCTACGCCAATCAGGTTCACGCCCGCATCTCCCGCGCGGCCGCCGGCGTCGTTCCCCGCGCCGCTCTCGCGAGGCATGAATCGGCCCGCGTCGCCTATCACATCGTCATATCGCCATCCGGCGCCGTGATGTCGCAAAGCCTCTCACGTTCGGGCAACGCGGCGTTCGACACGGCGGCGGCGCAGGCGCTGTCCCGCGCGGCGCCATTCCCCGCCACGGGCCTGGCGCGTCCCGCATCCCTCTCCGGCGCCATCGTCTTCCGATGA